A part of Chanos chanos chromosome 9, fChaCha1.1, whole genome shotgun sequence genomic DNA contains:
- the LOC115821411 gene encoding tumor necrosis factor receptor superfamily member 14-like, whose translation METLLPSCRQDEYEINGQCCPLCNPGQHVLRHCTETTSTTCVLCPASTYIDKPSGLTACLQCTVCDPGNRLKTKVLCTSTSNTICEALQGYYCIDSYKQSCREAIRHSNCLPGQYISQKGTALTDTVCVDCVNGTYSDGSITSCKPHTECESKGLSTARPGTASSDAECTGNPHLIPLAVGLSIGVLVLAGVITSSRMKMP comes from the exons ATGGAAAca CTCCTTCCCTCATGTCGTCAAGATGAGTATGAGATTAACGGACAGTGCTGTCCACTGTGCAATCCAG GTCAGCATGTGTTAAGGCACTGTACTGAGACCACTAGTACAACCTGTGTGCTATGCCCTGCATCAACATATATAGATAAGCCCAGTGGTCTTACAGCGTGTCTGCAGTGCACAGTCTGTGATCCAG GTAACCGGTTAAAAACAAAGGTGTTGTGCACATCCACTTCAAACACAATTTGTGAGGCACTACAAGGCTACTACTGCATTGATTCATACAAGCAGAGCTGCAGAGAAGCTATAAGACACTCAAACTGTCTCCCAGGACAATATATCAGTCAGAaag GAACAGCATTGACTGATACTGTATGTGTGGACTGTGTTAATGGAACATATTCAGATGGTTCAATCACATCctgtaaaccacacacaga ATGTGAATCCAAAGGACTCAGTACAGCTAGACCAGGAACAGCCTCATCTGATGCTGAATGCACTGGAAACCCCCATCTCATTCCTCTTGCAGTCGGGCTATCCATTGGAGTTCTGGTTTTGGCAGGAGTCATAACA AGTTCCAGGATGAAAATGCCATGA